DNA from Granulicella arctica:
CAAACTTCTTCGCCAGCACATCGTCCTTGTTCTTCTGCGCATCCACCGACTGCCGAAACAAACTCTCCCGCCGCGAATCCGACTCCCGCAACGCCGCCGCCGCCTGCCCAAAGTCCTCGAACATCTTCTTCCGCGGAGCAGACGTATGCGCAATCACCGTCCGCGTCACCGGGTCCACCTTCAGCATCGCCCCACAATCCGGACAGCTCACCTCAAACGGCTCATCACTCATCCCCATCGCATCATCCTCAGCCCCTCATTCTAAAACGCCGCACACCGGAACCGTCCCACCCCAAAACCTTGTCAAGCCCCCAAACCCAACCTCAAAACCCAAAATCCTCCATAACCGACACAAAATAAACCTCTTAGGTCGCGGAAAAAACATGGAGAATCTTGGCACATTACCCCTACCCAATCCTCTAAACTAAAAACAGAGGATAAAACTCAGCCCTGACGACACAAAAACTCGCTGCCCCTCTCGAAACGAGCGCCGTAAGCCTCATAGAATCTTATATTTGCGTACAACCCAAATGGAATCTTATATTTAGCCGCAACATCCTATCTAAATATAGGTAAATAAACCACTTAGAAGAATAGTGGAGGGGGGGGGGAGGGGGCCAACGAAGCGGCCAGCTAAAGCCGAACCACCACATGCCCCGGACAAAGGTTCTCCGCCTCCGTCACCAGACGTTCGATCAACCCATCGCCATACCGAGCCAGAAACCAAACCCCACCCAGCGTCCGCTCCTGCGGATGTCCACCCGGAAACAGATGCAGCGTCAGCGCCTCCGCATGCTTCCGTAGACTCGCCTCCTTCTGTAGCTCGAAGGTCGCTGCAATCCGTCGCAGCCGATTCATCTGGTACCGCATCTTGTTACCCGACACCTCAGCCGACTTGCCCAAACTCGCATCCATCGCCCCCAGATACTCCGTCAACGCCGCCAGCTCCGCATCCATCGCCTTGCCGACCGCAGCCAGCTTTCGCTTTCCTTCGATCGGCATCGCCCGAGCGCCCAGCCGTTGCGCCAGAGCCTCAGCCGTCGCCATCGCATCCGGCAGACTCACCTCATGCCGATCCATCACCGTCGCAATCGCCGGCTCGATCAGCGTCGCGCTCAACCGCGGCAACACCGGCGTAATCCGCCCTAAAATCGCCTCATACAACACCGCAGACTGCGCGAAATAAGCAATCTCCGCCGGTCCGCCAACATACGCCGCAGTCGGCAGAATCGTATCCTGAAACACCGGCCGCAGCAGCGCATTCGGACTGATCCGCTCCGGCTCAGCCGCAAGAATCGCCAGCAGATCCGCCGTCGAATACACCTTCCCGCCAGCCTTCCACGCACCATCCGCGCTCCGCCGCAACGCCAATCGCTCACCGCTCGACGCATCGACCAGAAACAGAAGCGACGATCCCGCCGCAACCAACACCTGCGCGTGAAAACCGCCAGCCTCAAGCTCCGCCGTCCGCGCCACCAGAGCCTCATGCAGAGCATCCGCATGCTCGATCGCATACCGCAGCGTCGACGCGCCCAGCGCATGAAAGGCGCGCCCAGCCGCATCCATCACAATCAAGCCTTCCGCCGCGAACACCCGCGCCATCAGCCGCGCAAACGCTCCGCCCAGCGTCGGCTCATAACCATCCCGAGCCGCATAACACTCCCGCAACACATCGGAGATCGGAGCCCATGTCAACAACTCGCTCGCCTGATCGAGAACCGCATCCATCTCGGCGCCCAACGCAACCACGCCAACCGGAACAGCACCCGAAGTCTTCAGCTCCGCCCGCAGCGTCTCCACCGAAGTCTTACTCAGCAACGCAACATGATCCACCTCAGCCAGATCATGGTCCTCCGTCGCCAGCCAGAACACCGGCACATGATCGATCCCAGTCGCCGCCGTTGCCTGCTTCGCCCGCGCAATCGCCGTCGCAGCCTTCAGCAACGTCAGCAGCGGACCACCAAACAAACCAACCTGCTGTCCCGTCACAACCGCTCGCGCACCAGCTCGCAGCCTGGCAATATTCGCCATCGCTGCCGCGCCCGCGCCAAGCTCCACGCTCTGCTGCTCCAGCGCATCCGCCAATCGAGCAGCATCCACAACGCCGACCGCTTTGCCAATCCACTTCCCCGCAAACGGTTCAGCTCCATACCATCGTCGCACCGGCGAACTCGCCGCGCTGTCGCCCGTCGCCAGATACTCCCGATATAACGCAGAGATATGCGGCAACACCGTGATGGGGAAACACTCTGTACTCATCGCAACCACTCGTCTCCAGGAGCCTGTTTCTTGAGCCTACGCAACACCGTCAGCGCCTGCAAATCCATCCATCCATTCAACTCAAAAGAAGTCAGTTCGTTGGATGCCGCACACCGCCGCTCCGATGCAAGATGATACCGTAGCCTCATGGCTGCCACATCACGCAAAACAACCATCGCCAAGTCCGCAATCAAGTCAATTGCCGCTAAAACCCCTAAAACCTTAAAGACCAGCCCATTCGCAAAGCCCAAGGCCTCGCTCAAGGCAAAGCTCATCTCCTCAAAGATCGCCTACAAAGGAAAAGTCTTCAACGTCTACACCGACACCGTCATCGAGCCCGGCGGCAGAAAGAACACCCGCGACGTCATCCACCACAACGGCTCCGTCGTCATCCTCGCCATCGACGAATCGACGAACCCCAACGATCCTGACGTCATCCTCGAGCGCCAGTATCGTCACGCCGCCGGTCAGTTCCTCATCGAGCTTCCCGCCGGACGCATCGAGCCTGAGGAAGCTCCTCTCGCCGCCGCAAAGCGCGAGATGATCGAAGAGACCGGCTATCGCGCAAAGCGCTGGACGCTGCTCACAAAATACTTCGCGAGCCCCGGCTTCCTCGGTGAATGGATGCAAATCTACCTCGCCCGCGACATCCGCGAAGGCATCGCAAAACCCGAACCCGACGAGCACATCGAGATCCAGCGCCTCCCACTCTCCGAAGCCATGAAGCTCGTCGCAACCGGTCAGATCCACGACGGCAAGACGATCATCGGCCTCTCGCTCTACGACGCTGCCCGCCGCGCAGGACGCATCTAGCACATTCCCAATGCCCCCCTGACTTACGTAACCTCTGCTGTAATGGCGTGAGAAATGGGAAACCATGCTCACGCCATTTGCGTCTGACTTCCTTAACCGGGATGAGCGAACATGCACCTCTCGGGAAGCGTAAGGAGAAAAGACATTGGCACAGTACAAAGGACAGGTGAAGTGGTTCAACAATGCGAAAGGCTACGGCTTTCTCGGTCGTGATGATGGCGCTGATGTGTTTGTGCACTACAGTTCGATTCAGCTCGAAGGGTATAAAAGTCTGAAAGAAGGCGACGCCGTCGAGTTCGATATCATCGAGGGCGCAAAGGGTCCGCAAGCCGATCAGGTCACTCGCCTGAAGGAAGCTCTCTAGCCGTCAGTGAAGGGTGGATTCGCGGAGAGATCGCTTCTAGCCGCATACTAACGACAGGTGGCTAACAATCCACCGCACTGAGCTTATGGATAACATCACGATTGCCCGGCTGCTCGACGAAACAGCAGCTCTTCTCGAAATTGATTCTGCCGATCCCTTCCGCATCCGTTCGTATCGACGCGCTGCCGAGGCCGTCGAACAGCAGACAACGCAACTCGCGACCCTCGTCGCAGAGCCAAAGCAGCTCCTCGCCATCGCCGGCATCGGCAAAGGCATGGCAGCGAACATCGTCGACCTCGTCAACACCGGCTCCATGCAGCTACGCGAAGAGCTGTTGCAGAAGTACCGCCCAACCATGCTGGAGCTGCTGCGTCTTCCAGGCATGGGTCCAAAAACCGTAGCTCTCGTCTGGTCCGCACTCGGAGTCTCCGACATCGACCAGCTCGAAGCCGCCGCCAAATCCGGGCAGATGAACACGCTTCCTCGCATGGGAGAGAAGTTCGTCACCAAGCTCCTCAAGGGCATCGAAGACTATCGCAAGAACTCCAGCCGCTTCCGTGTCGATCAGGCACGCGAATACGCCGACAAGATCTCCGCGCTCATCCTCAGCTTTCCCGGCATCGAGCAGGTCACACCCGCCGGTTCGCTCCGACGCGGCCGCGAGACCTGCGGCGACCTCGATCTGCTCGCCACAGGACCAGCCTGTGAGCCCGATGTTGTCGCTGCCGCCGTCGAATACGTCGCAACATTGCCGCTCATCGACAAGCTCCTCGCACGCGGCCAGAACAAGGTCTCCTTCACCCTGCGCAACAACCTCCAGGTCGATGTCCGCCTGCTTCCACGCGCCAGCTACGGCGCGGCGCTGCAATACTTTACCGGCTCCAAACACCACAACGTCGCACTCCGCCAGCGCGCCATCAAGCGCGGCCTGACGCTCAGCGAATACGCGCTGCTACGCCTCGAAGACAACAAGATCATTGCCTCAGAATCAGAAGAAGACATCTACCGCGCCCTCGATCTCGACTACATCCCGCCCGAGCTGCGCGAGAACTCCGGCGAACTCGAAGCCGCCGCAAACCACACGCTGCCGCATCTCATCACCCGCGCCGACATCCGCGGCGATCTGCACATGCACACCAACGCCACCGACGGCCGCGACACCATCCGTCAGATGGCCGAAGCTGCGCTCGCACGCGGCCTCAGCTACATCGCCATCACCGACCACTCAAAGAACCTCGCCATGACCAATGGCCTCGACGACGCTCGCGCCCTCGCCCACGTCAAGCGCATCCGCGAGATCGACGCCGAGATGGAAGGCCGCATCCGCATCCTTCCCGGCATCGAGGTCGACATCCTCGCCGACGGCTCCCTCGACCTCGAAGACAGCACCCTCGCCCAGATGGACATCGTCGTCGCCAGCGTCCACTCGCACTTCGCCCAACCCATTGAGGAGATGACAGCCCGCGTCCTCCGCGCCATCGAGAACCCTCACGTCCGCATCCTCGGCCATCCAACCGGACGTCTCGTCCTCAAGCGCGAACCCTTCGCCATCGACATCGACACCATCTTGAAACGAGCTTCTGAGCTAGGCGTAGCCGTAGAACACAACGCCGCTCCAGCCCGAGCCGACCTCAACGATCTTCACCTGCGCCTCGCCAAACAATATGGTTGCAAGATCGTCATCGACACCGACGCCCACGCAACCGAAGAACTCGACCAGATGATCTACGGCATCACCCAACTCCGCCGCGCCTGGCTCACACCCGCCGACATCCTCAACACGCTCCCCCTCGACAACTTCCTCACCGCGCTACGTCCAAAGCCCTGAGCCATCATCGCCTACGGTACTGAGTGTGGATCACGTAATCCTTCCTTGGACCACGCACCTCATGCCGCACAGCGAAGCTCTCATCCTCACCAATCCGATACTCCGACATATACACATCGTCGCTACACGCATGCCGCGCAACAGCCCGCAGGCAACCATCGACCTCCACGTGAAACTCCAGCTCATGAAAGAGCGCTAGCGTTTCCGCAAACAGCACAGCAAGGCCAGCTTCCCTCTTTCGATAGAGATAGCGCTGTTCGCCATGCAAGATCTCACCACCAGCCAGACGCACCTCTGCCCACTCCTCATACAGCGCAGTACTCATATCCATTGGCGACACCGTAGCTCGGCCAGTCATGCTCGCCTGCCCCGGAATCTCCCGGACAAAGCTCCACTCGCCCACAAGCCAGCCGAATACCGCACCCGCAGCCAATGCCATGGCTCGATCTTAGCCGAGCCGCCTAAGCCGAGCCGCGTAGACGGGCGGTTTCACGCGAACTTCCAGCCCACAACGCGCTAAACTAATCTCTGTGGCTACCTCCGCGACATCCGACCAGGTCTTAGCGCCCGCGAAGGCCGCCAATCCCACGCTGTTCGCCGACTACGCGACCCTCTTCAAGCTCCGCGTCTCCACCATGGTCATCATCACCGCTGGAGCCGGTTTCTACCTCGGCAGCCTACGCAGCGGCATCAGCCCCTTTCACGCCGGGCTCGTCCAGGCGCTAATCGGAATCGCCGTCGTCACCTGCGGCTCCAGCGCGCTCAATCAAGCTCTCGAGCGCAAGACCGATCTGCTCATGCGCCGCACCGCTGACCGCCCCATGGCCGCAGGCCGCATCGGCTTTGCCCACGGGCTCATCCTCGGCTTCGCAGCAACCTTCCTGGGTTCACTCTATCTCGCGTACATCACCAATCTCCTGACCGGAACCCTTACCCTGCTGACGGCCATCAGCTACGTCGCCATCTATACGCCGCTCAAGCGAGTCACCACCGTCAACACCTTCATCGGCGCGTTTCCCGGAGCGCTGCCGCCGCTCATCGGCTGGACCGCCGCGCGCGGCATGATCGAGTGGCCCGGCGTCGCGCTCTTCGCCATCCTCTTCGTCTGGCAGTTCCCCCACTTCATGGCCATCGGCTGGATGTACCGCGAGGACTACGCACGCGCCGGTATTCGGCTCACCCCCACGCTTGCCAACACGCGCTACGCAGCTCGCTCCACCGTCATCCAGTCGCTCTTCTACGCCATCCTCATGATCCCCGTAAGCCTATGGCCAGTCAGCCTCGGCATCACAGGCTACGTCTACGGAGTCGCCGCCACGCTGCTCGGCCTCGGCTATCTCTGGTACACCATCCGCTTCTGGCGGATCGTTCACGAGCCAGACGCAACAGCCTCTCGCCAGTACGCACGCGACCTGCTCCGCATCTCCGTCATCTATCTTCCCCTGCTCCTCGCCTCCATGATGCTCGACGCCAAAGGACGCCTTCTCTTCTAAATGGAACGCTCACTCAGCAAGCCATCGGAACTCCGCACGCCGCCTACAGTCATCGCGACCATCATCGTCGTCAGCGCGCTCGCCAGTGCGCTCATCTGCTACCTCGTCTACTTTCACGCACCCTCCGATGTGACCGGAACGCACATGCGTTCGCTGCCTTTCCTCAACGCCGTTCTCAACGCGCTCTCGACCATCGCGCTGGTCGCCGGGTTCCTCTTCATCCGCAGCCGTGAGATTGGCAAGCACCGTGCCGCGATGTTCACGGCGTTCTTCTTCTCGTCGATCTTCCTCGTCTCCTATCTGCTCAACTTCACCCTGCACGGCGAGACCCACTTCAATCGCCTCAGCCCGTGGTGGCCCTTCTACTGGAAGCTCCTGCTGACGCATGTTCTCTGCTCCATCCTCGCGCTCCCACTCATCCTTATCACCTTCTTCCTTTCGCTCACCGGCCGTTTCCCCGCACACAAGCGGCTCGCCCGCTACACCTTTCCCATCTGGCTGTACGTCTCCATCACCGGAGTCATCGTCTACGCCATGCAAGCCACCATCCACTAGCCGAGAGCCCTTCAGAGAGCACCAGACCCTTCATGCAATCAGATACACGACAGCTTCTCCGAACCGGGCTCTACATCTTCGGCACCGGTGCTTTCGCCGCCGCGCTCATGCTCTTCGCCTTCGGCGGCGTCACCAAAGCGGGACCACACACCAACTCCGGCTGGCTCGCCCTGATGGTCGCCATGGGATGCCTGCCCACGGGCATGCTAACCCTCCTCCTCGGCCTCGCCAAACTCCTCGGAGACCGCCGCCGCTAGCCTTCTGATATTCTCCGCACTGGAGCGAGCGCCGTGGTTCTCATCATTCCGAGGCTGTTGTCCCTCACCTTCCTGCTCGCCGGAGCCGCGGCCGGTCAAGCAGCGCCCACCTCAGCAACGCCACAGCTCTCCCCGCAAGCAGCCTACGATCAGGCAACCCGTCCACTCGAGATCACCCGCCGCTCCATCGCCAACTGGTCCGACTCCGAAACCGAAGCCCTCGGCATCGCCATCAAGCAAGCCTCCGAAGCGTGCTCCGAGCGCTCCCCCGAACAGTTCTCCGGCGACGACCTGATCGCCTTCGCACGCCTTTGCTCCCTCGGCCAGCAGTGGCCATCTGTCAGCTCTGCCGCGGCCCGCTACATCGGCAGCACCGAGCCAAAGCCGCAACTCACCCAGGCGTATGCGTATCAGATCGACGCCGCGCTCCACGCGAACGACGCCAAAGCCGGGCTCGCCAGCAGCCTGGCGATGCTTCAGGCCGTTCCCTACGACAGCCTCGTCGACGAGACAATCCGCAGCACTCTGCACTACCTCCAACTCGCCTTC
Protein-coding regions in this window:
- a CDS encoding DUF420 domain-containing protein; the encoded protein is MERSLSKPSELRTPPTVIATIIVVSALASALICYLVYFHAPSDVTGTHMRSLPFLNAVLNALSTIALVAGFLFIRSREIGKHRAAMFTAFFFSSIFLVSYLLNFTLHGETHFNRLSPWWPFYWKLLLTHVLCSILALPLILITFFLSLTGRFPAHKRLARYTFPIWLYVSITGVIVYAMQATIH
- the polX gene encoding DNA polymerase/3'-5' exonuclease PolX, with the protein product MDNITIARLLDETAALLEIDSADPFRIRSYRRAAEAVEQQTTQLATLVAEPKQLLAIAGIGKGMAANIVDLVNTGSMQLREELLQKYRPTMLELLRLPGMGPKTVALVWSALGVSDIDQLEAAAKSGQMNTLPRMGEKFVTKLLKGIEDYRKNSSRFRVDQAREYADKISALILSFPGIEQVTPAGSLRRGRETCGDLDLLATGPACEPDVVAAAVEYVATLPLIDKLLARGQNKVSFTLRNNLQVDVRLLPRASYGAALQYFTGSKHHNVALRQRAIKRGLTLSEYALLRLEDNKIIASESEEDIYRALDLDYIPPELRENSGELEAAANHTLPHLITRADIRGDLHMHTNATDGRDTIRQMAEAALARGLSYIAITDHSKNLAMTNGLDDARALAHVKRIREIDAEMEGRIRILPGIEVDILADGSLDLEDSTLAQMDIVVASVHSHFAQPIEEMTARVLRAIENPHVRILGHPTGRLVLKREPFAIDIDTILKRASELGVAVEHNAAPARADLNDLHLRLAKQYGCKIVIDTDAHATEELDQMIYGITQLRRAWLTPADILNTLPLDNFLTALRPKP
- a CDS encoding NUDIX hydrolase → MAATSRKTTIAKSAIKSIAAKTPKTLKTSPFAKPKASLKAKLISSKIAYKGKVFNVYTDTVIEPGGRKNTRDVIHHNGSVVILAIDESTNPNDPDVILERQYRHAAGQFLIELPAGRIEPEEAPLAAAKREMIEETGYRAKRWTLLTKYFASPGFLGEWMQIYLARDIREGIAKPEPDEHIEIQRLPLSEAMKLVATGQIHDGKTIIGLSLYDAARRAGRI
- the bshC gene encoding bacillithiol biosynthesis cysteine-adding enzyme BshC, with protein sequence MSTECFPITVLPHISALYREYLATGDSAASSPVRRWYGAEPFAGKWIGKAVGVVDAARLADALEQQSVELGAGAAAMANIARLRAGARAVVTGQQVGLFGGPLLTLLKAATAIARAKQATAATGIDHVPVFWLATEDHDLAEVDHVALLSKTSVETLRAELKTSGAVPVGVVALGAEMDAVLDQASELLTWAPISDVLRECYAARDGYEPTLGGAFARLMARVFAAEGLIVMDAAGRAFHALGASTLRYAIEHADALHEALVARTAELEAGGFHAQVLVAAGSSLLFLVDASSGERLALRRSADGAWKAGGKVYSTADLLAILAAEPERISPNALLRPVFQDTILPTAAYVGGPAEIAYFAQSAVLYEAILGRITPVLPRLSATLIEPAIATVMDRHEVSLPDAMATAEALAQRLGARAMPIEGKRKLAAVGKAMDAELAALTEYLGAMDASLGKSAEVSGNKMRYQMNRLRRIAATFELQKEASLRKHAEALTLHLFPGGHPQERTLGGVWFLARYGDGLIERLVTEAENLCPGHVVVRL
- a CDS encoding cold shock domain-containing protein; this encodes MAQYKGQVKWFNNAKGYGFLGRDDGADVFVHYSSIQLEGYKSLKEGDAVEFDIIEGAKGPQADQVTRLKEAL
- a CDS encoding DUF6314 family protein, which codes for MALAAGAVFGWLVGEWSFVREIPGQASMTGRATVSPMDMSTALYEEWAEVRLAGGEILHGEQRYLYRKREAGLAVLFAETLALFHELEFHVEVDGCLRAVARHACSDDVYMSEYRIGEDESFAVRHEVRGPRKDYVIHTQYRRR
- the cyoE gene encoding heme o synthase, whose translation is MATSATSDQVLAPAKAANPTLFADYATLFKLRVSTMVIITAGAGFYLGSLRSGISPFHAGLVQALIGIAVVTCGSSALNQALERKTDLLMRRTADRPMAAGRIGFAHGLILGFAATFLGSLYLAYITNLLTGTLTLLTAISYVAIYTPLKRVTTVNTFIGAFPGALPPLIGWTAARGMIEWPGVALFAILFVWQFPHFMAIGWMYREDYARAGIRLTPTLANTRYAARSTVIQSLFYAILMIPVSLWPVSLGITGYVYGVAATLLGLGYLWYTIRFWRIVHEPDATASRQYARDLLRISVIYLPLLLASMMLDAKGRLLF